A window of the Leucothrix mucor DSM 2157 genome harbors these coding sequences:
- a CDS encoding NifB/NifX family molybdenum-iron cluster-binding protein gives MKIGITSQNFRTITGHAGKGRRFLIFTVQEGQPITASDRLDLPLNMSMHAWDGLGKHPLFELDYLITAGCGEGFIQRLARSGVQVKVTSETDPVAAVEALLAGNLPAGEAHSHAPDHQPRHRNQ, from the coding sequence ATGAAAATCGGTATCACTAGTCAGAATTTCCGCACCATCACCGGTCATGCCGGTAAAGGCCGACGCTTCCTTATTTTTACCGTACAGGAAGGTCAACCAATTACTGCCAGCGATCGTTTGGATCTCCCGCTCAATATGTCGATGCATGCCTGGGATGGTCTCGGCAAGCACCCTCTGTTTGAGTTGGACTACTTAATTACTGCGGGCTGTGGTGAAGGCTTTATTCAAAGGCTGGCGCGCTCAGGTGTACAAGTAAAAGTGACCTCCGAAACTGATCCTGTTGCTGCAGTTGAAGCATTACTTGCGGGAAACCTTCCTGCTGGTGAGGCGCATAGCCATGCACCCGATCACCAACCTAGGCACAGAAATCAGTAG
- a CDS encoding UPF0175 family protein, translating to MKLYAALAMFRAGKLSAGGACEFADIDRYTFMEECFKQKIPVLDYESEELKAELSNLQNTL from the coding sequence ATCAAACTCTATGCCGCACTCGCAATGTTTCGGGCTGGTAAATTATCGGCTGGAGGAGCTTGTGAGTTCGCCGATATCGATCGTTATACCTTTATGGAAGAATGCTTCAAACAAAAAATACCGGTCCTTGACTATGAATCTGAAGAGTTGAAAGCAGAGCTCAGTAACTTACAAAACACCCTATAA
- a CDS encoding restriction endonuclease subunit S: MSGLPIGWESLKCGETFEQISTTKLKVKTKDTMVEGLFPVIDQGLNFIAGYVNDEEKVIEINTPVCIFGDHTRIIKWVDFSFVPGADGTKVLNPKAYLAPKFFYYQLCSLNILDKGYARHFKFLKEADILLPPLSEQVRIANKLDSLLAKVDKAQARLEKIPVQLKRFRQSVLAAATSGELTREWRGTEETGWSSVSFLTLVNKIRSGSGGKALDEVSETKILRSSAVRDMTIDFTDHRYLKGDDLLKSANTLANGDLLFTRLSGSTEYVGNCACVVGLEETEVFQYPDRLFCAKLKEPEYASYLELFFSSRKFKRYIIESIKSSAGHQRITLGVIKEANVDLPPIEEQQEIVRRVESLFALADSVEKQYQTSKARVDRLTQSIIAKAFRGALVPQDPNDEPAAELLKRTQELKIAESKNSKKAVQKRVVKTKVHVMRLDEAPKDYLFRLLENNGGEAHPDVLWKLSGLPIDDFYAKLKQELKEQNIDEDNESADPSFRLLKITNPNLIGA; the protein is encoded by the coding sequence GTGAGTGGGTTGCCGATTGGGTGGGAGTCTCTCAAATGCGGTGAAACCTTCGAGCAGATCTCAACTACAAAATTAAAAGTGAAGACTAAAGATACAATGGTTGAGGGTCTTTTCCCGGTAATTGACCAAGGCTTGAACTTCATTGCGGGTTATGTGAATGATGAGGAGAAAGTAATAGAGATAAACACACCTGTCTGTATCTTTGGAGATCACACAAGAATTATAAAGTGGGTGGATTTTTCTTTTGTGCCGGGAGCTGATGGAACAAAAGTGTTAAACCCGAAGGCCTATTTGGCACCTAAATTTTTTTATTACCAGCTGTGTAGTCTGAATATTTTAGATAAAGGTTATGCGCGGCACTTTAAGTTTTTGAAGGAGGCAGATATTTTACTTCCTCCTTTAAGCGAACAAGTCCGCATAGCCAATAAACTCGATAGTCTTCTTGCCAAAGTTGATAAGGCTCAGGCTCGGCTGGAAAAAATACCTGTTCAGTTGAAACGTTTTCGGCAGTCTGTTTTGGCGGCTGCGACTTCGGGGGAGTTGACGCGGGAGTGGCGGGGTACAGAAGAAACAGGTTGGAGTTCGGTTTCATTTTTAACTTTGGTTAATAAGATTAGAAGCGGCTCGGGAGGTAAGGCTTTGGATGAGGTGAGTGAAACCAAAATTCTAAGATCTAGTGCTGTAAGAGACATGACGATAGATTTTACGGATCATCGATATCTGAAGGGTGATGACTTGTTGAAATCAGCTAATACTTTAGCTAATGGCGACTTGTTATTTACAAGACTTAGCGGTTCCACTGAGTATGTTGGTAACTGTGCTTGTGTTGTTGGGCTAGAAGAAACAGAGGTCTTTCAATATCCCGATAGGCTTTTTTGCGCAAAACTTAAAGAACCTGAGTATGCATCATACTTAGAGCTGTTTTTTTCTTCAAGAAAATTTAAGAGATACATTATTGAAAGTATTAAGTCTTCTGCGGGTCACCAGCGTATTACGCTTGGCGTTATCAAAGAGGCAAATGTTGATTTACCTCCTATTGAAGAACAACAAGAAATAGTCCGCCGAGTAGAATCCCTATTTGCCCTAGCCGATTCCGTCGAGAAGCAATATCAAACCTCTAAAGCCCGAGTAGACCGCTTAACTCAATCCATTATTGCCAAGGCATTTCGTGGTGCATTGGTTCCGCAAGATCCAAACGATGAGCCAGCTGCGGAGTTGTTAAAGCGGACTCAAGAACTAAAAATTGCGGAATCAAAGAATAGCAAAAAAGCAGTACAGAAAAGAGTGGTAAAAACAAAGGTACATGTTATGAGACTAGATGAAGCGCCAAAAGATTACTTATTTAGACTTTTGGAAAATAATGGTGGTGAAGCTCACCCTGATGTTTTATGGAAGTTGTCAGGCCTTCCAATTGATGACTTTTATGCGAAGCTTAAGCAAGAACTCAAGGAGCAAAATATAGATGAAGATAATGAGTCAGCTGATCCAAGCTTTAGGCTGCTAAAAATTACTAATCCCAATCTTATTGGAGCATAG
- the tnpC gene encoding IS66 family transposase produces the protein MNKLTEALFNHQLPADLAASQRLNRQLLDLVTQLEQRVAELEDIAGSGSSSRNSSRPPSQDSPEQRAKREKKPKSPRKQGAQPGHQGHQRVRVELSATDEQVHYYPGTQCTCGAVCDVAQEPYQRHQVFDLPEVRSQVTEHCLYEAICPGCRKRQVARLPDTVPCGQMGPGLVSWITLMNGAYALSVSNIQRLLKDHWQLAFSTGAVSQATRSVTGWLLPLYQQVGQAVRNLPVAHADETSHYRNNEQRWLWVLCSSQVVYFLTHHSRGKGAAKGLLDNFEGILVTDQHGGYNDYPVEKRQLCWAHIIRKFRKISERVGRAGVLGKQLWRLSRLIVHCRNRWRSGGYSDAGYHTRMRRFKQAIHTLLCLGCETAPADPLKKASKTANQCKRLLADESMLWTFLQDRAIPMTNNEAERAIRPYVIWRKTSFFSQSARGDQFRPVILTLTETCKRLGLGVYGLLRKVCEQGLCGEAITVRLPLGQHAISA, from the coding sequence ATGAACAAACTAACTGAGGCGCTTTTCAATCACCAACTGCCCGCGGATCTGGCGGCGTCGCAGCGTCTCAATCGTCAGTTATTGGATTTAGTGACCCAACTGGAACAGCGTGTCGCTGAGCTGGAAGACATCGCAGGCAGCGGGAGTTCTTCCAGAAACTCCTCCAGACCACCGTCCCAGGATTCACCGGAACAACGGGCTAAGCGCGAGAAGAAGCCTAAGAGTCCTCGCAAGCAAGGAGCCCAGCCGGGTCATCAGGGTCATCAACGCGTTCGGGTAGAGCTGTCTGCGACGGATGAGCAAGTTCATTACTACCCAGGCACTCAATGCACCTGTGGTGCGGTGTGTGATGTCGCTCAGGAGCCTTATCAGCGACATCAGGTCTTTGACCTGCCTGAGGTTCGCAGTCAAGTCACTGAACATTGTCTTTATGAGGCAATCTGTCCGGGTTGCCGCAAGCGTCAGGTGGCTCGCTTGCCAGACACGGTTCCCTGTGGGCAAATGGGGCCGGGACTGGTCAGCTGGATTACGCTGATGAATGGCGCTTATGCCTTATCGGTGTCAAACATTCAACGCTTACTGAAAGATCACTGGCAACTCGCCTTCAGTACCGGTGCCGTGAGCCAGGCCACCCGCTCGGTCACGGGATGGTTGCTGCCGCTGTATCAGCAAGTGGGTCAGGCGGTACGGAATTTACCCGTTGCTCATGCGGATGAAACCAGTCATTACCGCAATAATGAGCAGCGTTGGCTTTGGGTGCTGTGTTCCTCGCAAGTCGTCTACTTTCTAACGCATCATTCTCGGGGTAAAGGTGCCGCGAAGGGTTTACTGGATAATTTTGAGGGTATACTGGTCACTGACCAACATGGCGGCTACAACGATTATCCGGTCGAAAAGCGCCAGCTTTGCTGGGCGCATATTATCCGTAAGTTTCGGAAAATATCAGAACGTGTGGGACGGGCCGGGGTGCTGGGGAAACAACTCTGGCGATTATCCCGCTTGATTGTACACTGTCGTAATCGTTGGCGATCGGGCGGCTATTCTGATGCTGGCTACCACACACGAATGCGACGATTCAAACAGGCGATCCATACGCTACTGTGCCTGGGGTGTGAGACCGCGCCCGCTGACCCGTTAAAAAAAGCCAGCAAAACAGCCAATCAGTGCAAACGACTGCTGGCGGATGAATCGATGCTCTGGACGTTTTTGCAGGATCGCGCGATTCCCATGACCAACAATGAAGCAGAACGTGCGATACGTCCTTATGTGATCTGGCGTAAAACCAGTTTCTTCAGTCAGTCTGCCAGAGGAGATCAGTTCCGTCCGGTGATTCTGACTCTGACTGAAACCTGTAAGCGGTTGGGCTTAGGCGTTTATGGACTATTGAGAAAAGTCTGTGAACAAGGCCTGTGTGGTGAGGCTATTACCGTACGGCTACCCTTAGGTCAGCACGCTATATCAGCGTAA
- a CDS encoding AAA family ATPase: MRITRLFVKDYNNLQNFEICPDAVEQTTVVLGRNGAGKSNLIEVLVEIFRDLEMSVASSFCYELDYVIRDKKVKVCCNPDSRPKLRIEVGEKKVAVKAFADNAEMYLPKYVFSYYSGWNQRLEQLFDKPTKNLYKAWKGGSTSENIPLRRLFYCRKDYSQLVLLAFFLMDEGPKIKDFLLKYLKISDFESALFVMHRPFWRTGKPNKNDLENGDPTFWYAKGAFQTFTDRLWRHSLAPIRNDESVTKDFRDRKEDQERLYLFIKDKATLKELVYPGEDETHFFAHLEGLSLCDLIDEVRVTVKHSDAGYIRFDQLSEGEQQLLTVLGLLHFTKGEESLFLLDEPDTHLNPAWTYEYLNLLESQVVDSTSQLFIASHNPLMIGGLKKEQVRLLNRKTTETGSVVSADIPDEDPIGMGVDGLLQSEIFGLQSVLSPSVVEALTRRYQLLGLSGKTPEMSEEFERLTRELESLGVATSFPHPYFDKFSKALAKNPIMSKSQYSPEEMKDLEDFTKELLQEIMDESNEGGNS, encoded by the coding sequence ATGCGAATAACACGTCTCTTTGTAAAAGATTATAACAACCTTCAGAATTTTGAAATTTGTCCGGATGCAGTCGAGCAAACGACGGTTGTTTTAGGCAGGAATGGGGCAGGAAAGTCCAACCTTATTGAAGTCTTAGTGGAAATTTTTCGTGATCTTGAAATGAGTGTGGCTTCAAGTTTTTGCTATGAGTTGGATTATGTTATACGAGATAAGAAGGTAAAGGTCTGCTGTAATCCAGACTCCCGGCCTAAGCTTAGGATAGAGGTTGGGGAAAAAAAGGTTGCTGTTAAAGCTTTTGCCGATAATGCAGAGATGTATTTACCAAAATATGTTTTTTCGTACTATTCTGGCTGGAATCAAAGACTAGAGCAGCTATTCGACAAGCCAACTAAAAATTTATATAAAGCTTGGAAGGGTGGTAGTACTTCCGAGAATATTCCATTGCGTCGTTTGTTCTATTGCCGTAAAGATTATAGTCAATTGGTTTTACTGGCATTTTTCTTAATGGACGAAGGCCCCAAGATTAAAGATTTTTTGTTAAAATATCTTAAAATTAGCGACTTCGAGTCAGCACTATTCGTAATGCACAGGCCTTTTTGGCGAACTGGAAAGCCTAATAAGAATGACCTTGAAAATGGTGACCCAACCTTTTGGTATGCCAAAGGAGCTTTTCAAACGTTTACAGATCGGCTTTGGCGTCACTCTCTAGCACCTATTCGAAATGATGAATCTGTCACCAAGGATTTTAGGGATAGAAAAGAGGATCAAGAAAGGCTGTATCTATTTATAAAAGATAAAGCGACCTTAAAGGAGTTGGTTTATCCTGGAGAAGATGAAACCCATTTTTTTGCACATTTAGAGGGTTTAAGCCTCTGTGACTTAATTGATGAGGTTCGGGTTACGGTAAAGCATAGTGATGCTGGTTATATTCGTTTTGATCAACTATCTGAAGGTGAGCAGCAACTTCTTACCGTTCTGGGGTTACTTCATTTTACGAAGGGCGAAGAATCATTGTTTCTATTGGATGAGCCTGATACTCACTTAAATCCAGCTTGGACGTATGAGTATTTGAATTTGCTTGAAAGTCAGGTTGTAGATAGTACGTCACAATTATTCATAGCATCTCACAATCCATTGATGATAGGAGGCCTCAAGAAAGAACAAGTAAGATTGTTGAATCGAAAAACAACAGAAACTGGGTCTGTTGTTAGCGCAGATATACCAGATGAAGATCCTATAGGAATGGGCGTAGATGGGTTGCTGCAATCTGAGATATTTGGTTTGCAATCAGTTCTTTCTCCGAGTGTCGTTGAAGCTCTTACGCGACGGTATCAGCTACTTGGGTTGAGTGGAAAAACACCAGAAATGTCGGAAGAGTTTGAACGATTAACCCGAGAGTTAGAAAGTTTGGGTGTTGCGACTTCTTTCCCTCATCCATATTTTGATAAGTTTTCAAAAGCACTAGCCAAAAATCCAATCATGAGCAAGAGCCAATATTCACCTGAAGAGATGAAGGATCTCGAAGACTTTACAAAAGAATTACTTCAGGAAATTATGGATGAATCAAACGAGGGGGGAAATTCGTGA
- a CDS encoding N-6 DNA methylase: MSTQDLVAKLWNLCNLLRDDGVTYHEYINELTYLVFLKMVDETGQEEHIPEGYRWSDLEAYNAATRLEEYKKLLIHLGTHGSLITKAIYANASSVIRKPTTLSRLVSEIDKLDWYSAKEEGLGDMYEGLLEINAGEKKSGAGQYFTPRVLINAMVELMNPTLDDVIVDPTAGTGGFLISAHHHIIKHNDVEALDEIAYDKYQHKTFFGMELVPDTRRLAMMNLMLHDLAVDDDNAGILFGDTLSNEGKALPPASLILANPPFGTKQGGGIPTRDDLVQYTSNKQLAFLHLMYLRMLKPGGRAAIVLPDNVLFESGMGKTIRNDLMEKCNLHTILRLPTGIFYAAGVKTNVLFFSKPNDLRQDKGNTKNVWVYDLRSNMPQFGKRTVFNTSHLSDFYQAVGGDLTTVDEAARQKFVDGCADGADSSRLRCFSRETIAAKDDSLDLSWIRDDSTEDSADLPEPDVLINGALEDLAGAMTELRSILVELDVAEEGEGEEVAL, translated from the coding sequence ATGAGCACTCAAGACCTCGTTGCCAAACTCTGGAACCTGTGTAATCTGCTGCGCGATGATGGCGTTACTTACCACGAATATATCAACGAACTGACCTACTTAGTGTTTCTAAAAATGGTGGATGAAACCGGACAGGAAGAGCATATTCCCGAGGGTTATCGCTGGTCTGATCTGGAAGCTTACAACGCTGCGACGCGCTTAGAAGAATATAAAAAATTGCTGATCCATTTGGGTACACACGGCTCGCTAATTACCAAAGCTATTTACGCCAATGCCAGCTCGGTGATTCGCAAGCCCACCACGCTCAGCAGGCTAGTCTCTGAAATCGATAAACTCGATTGGTACAGCGCCAAAGAAGAAGGGCTTGGCGATATGTACGAAGGCCTGCTGGAAATTAACGCGGGTGAAAAGAAATCTGGCGCGGGGCAATATTTCACGCCACGCGTGCTGATCAATGCCATGGTCGAATTAATGAATCCGACGCTGGATGATGTGATCGTTGACCCAACAGCGGGTACCGGTGGTTTTCTGATCAGCGCGCATCACCATATTATTAAGCACAACGACGTTGAGGCTCTGGACGAAATCGCCTACGACAAGTATCAGCACAAAACCTTTTTCGGCATGGAATTGGTACCAGATACGCGCCGACTGGCGATGATGAATCTTATGCTGCATGATTTGGCGGTGGATGATGACAATGCAGGCATCCTGTTTGGCGACACACTCTCTAATGAAGGCAAAGCGCTGCCACCAGCCAGCTTAATCCTTGCGAACCCACCGTTTGGCACCAAGCAGGGCGGCGGCATACCAACCCGTGATGACCTTGTGCAATACACCAGCAACAAGCAATTAGCGTTTTTACACTTGATGTATTTGCGCATGCTGAAGCCCGGTGGACGCGCAGCGATTGTCCTACCAGACAATGTGCTGTTTGAAAGCGGTATGGGTAAAACCATCCGAAATGATTTGATGGAAAAATGCAATCTGCACACCATTTTACGGCTACCGACCGGCATCTTTTATGCGGCTGGCGTAAAAACCAATGTGCTGTTTTTCTCCAAACCTAACGATTTGAGGCAAGACAAAGGTAATACCAAAAATGTGTGGGTGTATGACCTGCGCTCGAATATGCCACAATTTGGCAAGCGCACAGTGTTTAACACTAGCCATTTGAGTGACTTCTACCAAGCGGTAGGAGGCGACCTAACAACCGTCGATGAGGCAGCGCGCCAGAAGTTCGTTGACGGGTGTGCCGATGGTGCTGACAGCAGCCGTTTGCGTTGTTTTAGCCGTGAAACGATTGCGGCAAAAGATGACTCATTGGATTTGTCATGGATTCGTGATGACAGCACCGAAGACAGTGCTGACTTGCCAGAGCCGGATGTATTGATTAATGGCGCGTTGGAGGATCTGGCGGGCGCGATGACGGAATTGAGATCGATTTTGGTTGAGTTGGATGTGGCAGAAGAAGGTGAAGGTGAAGAGGTGGCTTTGTGA
- the hsdR gene encoding type I restriction-modification system endonuclease, with protein MSSNFDFLKHHDELLVRLAETAEHCFVPDPNTTLIKMRQLGEALAKAIAARVGIAFGSEVTQYELLRDLDYTLRLDRNIKDAFHSLRKLGNDASHDIISSTHRKALESLQVGFSLSAWYHQTFGGDSAKNFKPGAYKKPKDPSDDVRQLEETITELQRQQKTASERLATAEQLKKIEASKAEAERKRAQTMAEESKIWEALALETEAKLEAFRAEMDAANTAKREQFEQKNQQAKAEEIARVEKFPFQLSEAETRVIIDLQLNEAGWEADTKNLRYANGSHPLANQNRAIAEWPTDSGPTDYVLFMGLTPVAVVEAKKHAKNVYSALDQSKRYAKGLKENGLFTIETSYGEFKVPLVFATNGRPYLKQLEQESGIWFLDVRNTTNRRKALQGWYTPHEIKTYLRQTPQQAEDELESMDFNYDLKLRDYQVTAIRAVEQSIRDGKDSALVAMATGTGKTKTCIALIYRLLKAERFRRVLFLVDRAALGKQATVDFQEVRLENLQTFADTFELKELGDKQPDDNTKVHVATVQGLVQRILYPNDNDSKPGVGQYDCIVVDECHRGYLLDKDLSETEILFRNQKDYQSKYRAVIDYFDAFKVGLTATPALHTTDIFGKPVFTYSYPEAVLDGWLNDHLPPIRIHTKLSEQGIRYEVNDEVQVLKRDTSTLETFNTPDELEFDVADFNRKVRSISFTKTVCKWLIESGSIDPYLPAKTLIFCVTDQHADQVVEALKSACEAFHGEVEDDAIQKITGTSDKPLDKIIAYKNDRLPNVAVTVDLLTTGIDVRPISNLVFLRRVNSRILFEQMLGRATRLCPEIGKGPFRIYDAVNIYEQLENVNTMKPVVTRVDVGFTDLSNEMIRSDEPQLQQLAKDQFIAKLQVKKNYLSDNQASQFETVAGETAEEFAKTLKNMPLEAVAEWFKEHPGLGEILDAKAQGGSKRPDLVISHHEDEFTQTTTGYGDGQKPEDYLQAFTQFINANSNRMAALQVVVQRPWELSRQSLKELAVELDRNQFREQDLQIAWNEVKSEDIAARIIGFIRQAALGEALIPWEQRVDQALVKMLALKNWSTPQRQWLERVAKQMKAMIVVDEAALNQGVFKQNGGISRANKLFDNAANDLLQTFNQALWQ; from the coding sequence ATGAGCAGCAACTTTGATTTTCTGAAACATCACGATGAATTGCTGGTGCGACTAGCCGAAACCGCCGAGCATTGTTTTGTCCCTGACCCGAATACCACGCTCATCAAAATGCGACAGCTCGGTGAGGCTTTGGCTAAGGCGATTGCTGCGCGTGTTGGTATTGCGTTTGGGTCGGAAGTGACTCAGTACGAGTTGTTACGCGATCTGGATTACACGCTCAGGCTCGATAGGAATATCAAAGATGCTTTCCACAGTTTGCGCAAGCTAGGGAATGATGCCAGCCATGACATTATCTCCAGTACACACCGCAAAGCGCTGGAGTCGCTACAAGTCGGATTCTCACTCAGCGCGTGGTACCACCAAACTTTCGGTGGCGATAGCGCCAAAAACTTCAAGCCTGGTGCTTATAAAAAACCAAAAGACCCTTCCGATGATGTTCGCCAATTAGAAGAAACCATCACTGAGTTACAGCGTCAGCAAAAAACAGCCTCCGAACGTTTGGCAACCGCTGAACAGCTAAAGAAGATAGAAGCAAGCAAAGCAGAAGCCGAACGCAAACGTGCTCAAACCATGGCTGAAGAAAGCAAGATATGGGAAGCACTGGCACTAGAGACCGAAGCGAAGCTCGAAGCTTTCCGCGCAGAAATGGATGCAGCTAATACGGCTAAGCGTGAACAGTTTGAACAGAAAAACCAGCAAGCGAAAGCCGAAGAGATAGCCCGTGTTGAGAAATTTCCATTTCAGCTGAGCGAAGCTGAGACTCGCGTCATTATCGATCTACAGCTCAATGAAGCAGGCTGGGAAGCCGATACCAAAAACTTGCGCTACGCCAATGGCTCTCACCCGCTAGCCAACCAAAATCGTGCTATTGCTGAGTGGCCAACTGACTCAGGGCCAACCGACTACGTGTTATTTATGGGGCTAACACCGGTTGCGGTGGTAGAAGCTAAAAAGCACGCCAAAAATGTGTACAGTGCACTTGATCAATCCAAGCGCTATGCCAAAGGCTTAAAAGAAAATGGCCTATTTACCATTGAGACCAGCTATGGCGAATTTAAAGTGCCGTTGGTATTTGCCACCAATGGTCGCCCATACCTAAAACAGTTGGAGCAGGAAAGTGGCATCTGGTTTTTAGATGTCCGTAACACCACTAACCGCCGCAAAGCCCTGCAAGGCTGGTACACCCCACACGAAATCAAAACGTATTTACGCCAAACGCCACAGCAAGCAGAAGACGAGCTGGAATCGATGGATTTCAACTATGATTTGAAGCTGCGCGACTACCAAGTCACTGCCATTCGAGCCGTCGAGCAATCGATTCGCGATGGTAAGGACAGTGCTTTAGTCGCTATGGCCACCGGCACCGGAAAAACCAAAACCTGTATCGCACTCATTTACCGACTGCTTAAAGCTGAACGCTTCCGACGCGTTTTGTTTTTGGTGGATCGGGCCGCGCTGGGCAAGCAAGCCACTGTTGACTTTCAGGAAGTACGGTTGGAAAACCTTCAAACCTTCGCCGACACTTTTGAGTTAAAAGAACTTGGCGATAAGCAGCCTGATGACAACACCAAGGTCCATGTGGCGACCGTACAAGGCTTAGTTCAGCGCATCCTTTACCCCAACGATAACGATAGCAAGCCTGGCGTTGGTCAATACGACTGCATTGTGGTGGATGAATGTCACCGTGGTTACTTGTTGGATAAAGATCTTAGCGAGACTGAAATCTTGTTTCGTAACCAAAAAGACTACCAATCCAAATACCGTGCAGTGATCGATTACTTTGATGCATTTAAGGTCGGGCTGACTGCTACGCCTGCACTGCACACCACCGATATTTTTGGCAAGCCGGTGTTTACTTACAGCTACCCAGAAGCAGTGCTGGATGGATGGTTAAACGATCATTTGCCACCGATTCGCATACATACCAAGCTTTCTGAGCAGGGGATTCGCTACGAGGTGAATGATGAGGTTCAGGTGTTAAAAAGAGATACCAGCACACTCGAAACCTTTAATACACCGGATGAGCTAGAGTTTGACGTTGCTGACTTTAACCGCAAAGTGCGTTCGATTTCATTTACCAAAACTGTGTGTAAATGGCTGATCGAGAGTGGCTCGATTGATCCGTATTTACCGGCGAAAACGCTAATTTTTTGCGTGACTGATCAACATGCAGATCAGGTGGTTGAAGCGCTGAAGTCAGCCTGTGAGGCCTTTCATGGTGAAGTTGAAGATGATGCCATCCAGAAAATAACCGGTACATCTGACAAGCCGCTGGATAAAATAATCGCCTACAAAAACGACCGGCTCCCCAATGTCGCGGTCACTGTTGATTTGCTGACAACCGGAATCGACGTGCGTCCAATTAGTAATCTGGTGTTTTTGCGCCGCGTAAACAGCCGGATTCTATTTGAGCAAATGCTTGGGCGTGCCACGCGCTTATGTCCTGAAATCGGCAAAGGGCCATTCCGTATTTATGACGCAGTCAATATTTACGAGCAGTTGGAAAACGTCAATACCATGAAGCCTGTTGTGACAAGGGTGGATGTTGGCTTTACCGATCTTAGCAATGAAATGATTCGAAGTGATGAACCACAGTTACAACAGCTGGCCAAGGATCAGTTCATCGCTAAGTTACAGGTAAAGAAAAACTACCTCAGCGACAACCAAGCCAGCCAATTTGAAACGGTGGCTGGCGAAACTGCAGAGGAGTTCGCTAAAACTCTAAAGAACATGCCTCTGGAGGCAGTAGCGGAATGGTTTAAAGAACACCCTGGCTTGGGTGAAATACTAGATGCCAAAGCACAGGGAGGCAGTAAACGTCCAGATTTAGTGATATCTCATCATGAGGATGAATTTACACAAACCACCACAGGCTATGGCGACGGACAGAAGCCAGAGGATTATCTGCAAGCCTTCACGCAATTTATCAATGCCAACAGCAACCGCATGGCTGCTTTGCAAGTAGTGGTGCAGCGTCCATGGGAGTTGAGCCGCCAAAGCCTCAAGGAGCTAGCCGTTGAGTTAGATCGCAACCAATTTCGGGAGCAGGATTTACAGATTGCTTGGAACGAAGTCAAAAGTGAAGACATCGCCGCGCGGATTATTGGCTTTATTCGCCAGGCAGCACTTGGCGAAGCGCTGATTCCATGGGAGCAACGCGTCGATCAGGCTTTAGTCAAAATGCTAGCTCTAAAAAACTGGAGCACCCCACAACGGCAATGGCTGGAGCGTGTTGCCAAGCAAATGAAAGCGATGATTGTTGTGGATGAAGCCGCGCTAAACCAAGGTGTATTCAAGCAAAATGGCGGCATTAGCCGCGCGAATAAGCTATTTGATAACGCGGCAAATGACTTGCTTCAAACCTTTAATCAGGCGCTTTGGCAGTGA